Proteins encoded by one window of Microbaculum marinisediminis:
- a CDS encoding mandelate racemase/muconate lactonizing enzyme family protein produces the protein MRYVAVSRIETHAFRVPLTVPVETSFGIMRDRPAVFLRIEDEQGVFGWGEIFANWPSAGAEHRARLALEDIAPLLLGSDARQPRHVFRDLMRKTRIRALQCGEFGPFWQAIAGIDTALWDLNARAEGQPLRRLLNPGAADSIPVYASGIDNRKAHAGIAGARQAGHEAFKLKVGFDECDAGRVQDQAKDLGTHEALYLDANQAWSREQAADFLSRIEGCPIGWLEEPIAADAGEAQWRDLAEVSTIPLAGGENVAGASNFQSLIESRVLSFVQPDVAKWGGVSGCFDVARQVIDAGLTYCPHFLGGGIGLLASAELLAASGGPGSLEVDVNPNPLRDAFPVPAVVQGSMRLGDGPGLSVERLPDSLDPYRTFRGEVSQSS, from the coding sequence ATGAGATACGTCGCCGTCTCGAGAATCGAGACGCATGCTTTCCGTGTTCCGCTGACGGTCCCGGTCGAAACATCCTTCGGAATCATGCGCGACAGGCCCGCTGTCTTCCTGCGTATCGAGGACGAGCAGGGCGTTTTCGGCTGGGGCGAGATCTTTGCCAACTGGCCGTCGGCAGGGGCGGAACACCGGGCCAGGCTGGCGCTGGAAGACATCGCACCGCTTTTGTTGGGAAGCGACGCACGGCAACCGCGGCATGTGTTCCGGGACCTGATGCGCAAGACGCGGATACGGGCCCTGCAGTGTGGCGAGTTCGGCCCCTTTTGGCAGGCCATTGCGGGTATCGACACGGCGCTTTGGGATTTGAACGCCCGCGCGGAAGGCCAGCCCCTGCGCAGGCTGCTGAACCCTGGAGCGGCCGACAGCATTCCGGTTTACGCCAGCGGCATCGATAATCGCAAAGCACACGCCGGAATTGCCGGCGCACGGCAGGCGGGACACGAGGCCTTCAAGCTCAAGGTCGGTTTCGACGAATGCGACGCCGGCCGTGTCCAGGACCAGGCGAAAGATCTCGGGACGCATGAAGCGCTCTATCTCGACGCCAATCAGGCCTGGTCGCGTGAGCAGGCCGCAGATTTTCTGTCGCGAATCGAGGGCTGCCCCATTGGATGGCTCGAGGAGCCGATTGCGGCCGATGCCGGGGAAGCGCAGTGGCGGGACCTGGCGGAGGTTTCGACGATACCGCTTGCCGGCGGCGAAAACGTTGCGGGTGCGTCGAATTTCCAATCGCTCATCGAAAGTCGCGTTCTGAGCTTCGTCCAGCCGGACGTCGCGAAATGGGGCGGGGTGAGCGGTTGTTTCGATGTGGCGCGGCAGGTCATCGATGCCGGGCTGACCTATTGCCCGCATTTTCTCGGCGGCGGGATCGGATTGCTCGCATCCGCCGAGCTCCTTGCCGCATCCGGGGGCCCCGGATCGCTGGAAGTCGATGTCAATCCGAACCCGCTGCGGGACGCTTTTCCCGTTCCGGCGGTCGTGCAGGGGAGCATGAGGCTCGGCGACGGACCCGGCCTTTCCGTGGAGAGGCTGCCGGATAGCCTCGATCCGTACCGCACGTTTCGTGGGGAAGTCTCACAGAGTTCATGA
- a CDS encoding sulfite exporter TauE/SafE family protein codes for MAMFALALVATGILTGLLAGAFGVGGGAVIVPVLYQFLVALKVDPALCMHIAVGTSLGIIIPTSIRSFLSHRKRGMVDMKLLRGWAVPVVLGVILGALIADMMSSTGLKATFAVLALLVGVRLVLGTSRARLGDDLPGEPARSLIGGAMGTLSTLMGIGGGTFGNTIMTLYGRPIHQAVATSSGLGVLISIPGAIGFIWSGWGVEGLPPLSLGFVNLLGVALVIPVSTLVAPLGVRLAHALKRRQLEMAFGIFLLIVAARFGYSLL; via the coding sequence ATGGCGATGTTCGCGCTCGCGTTGGTCGCGACAGGCATCCTCACCGGCCTGCTGGCCGGCGCTTTCGGGGTCGGCGGCGGCGCGGTCATCGTGCCGGTGCTCTATCAGTTCCTGGTCGCCCTCAAGGTCGATCCGGCGCTGTGCATGCATATCGCCGTCGGCACCTCGCTCGGGATCATCATTCCGACCTCGATCCGGTCGTTCCTGTCGCACCGCAAGCGCGGCATGGTCGACATGAAGCTCCTGCGGGGCTGGGCGGTGCCGGTGGTCCTCGGCGTGATACTCGGCGCGCTGATCGCCGACATGATGTCGAGCACGGGCCTGAAGGCGACCTTCGCCGTGCTGGCGCTGCTCGTGGGCGTGCGCCTGGTGCTCGGGACAAGCAGGGCGCGTCTTGGCGACGATCTGCCAGGCGAGCCGGCGCGATCGTTGATCGGCGGCGCGATGGGCACCCTGTCGACGCTCATGGGCATCGGCGGGGGAACCTTCGGCAACACGATCATGACGCTCTATGGCCGGCCGATCCACCAGGCCGTCGCGACTTCGTCGGGGCTGGGCGTGCTGATCTCGATCCCCGGGGCGATCGGGTTCATCTGGTCGGGATGGGGCGTGGAAGGCCTGCCGCCGCTGTCGCTCGGGTTCGTCAACCTGCTGGGCGTGGCCCTGGTGATCCCGGTCTCGACCCTGGTCGCGCCGCTCGGCGTGCGGCTTGCGCACGCACTGAAGCGGCGACAGCTGGAAATGGCCTTCGGCATTTTCCTGCTGATCGTCGCCGCCCGCTTCGGGTACAGCCTGCTGTGA
- a CDS encoding helix-turn-helix domain-containing protein yields the protein MHGVSTDRLQVSAALLTGLAEVTNASGLSYESIAGAVGLADFDPRDDEQFVNLDNFAKFLEVAAFLSADDCFGIRLGEWHFTAPAGPLAVALANAADGRTALEILSRHLSTRIDVAYAELVVESNRVVVEWGFSPLLVKRWQLADFAAASIIRLLRPIFERNWRPLAVQLVRPAPRSLDCHRRVLGRAIEFSQRTNLIAFPLDALSAAPENADPALFRLACRLLDRIQVERDRARDLITSVREEIIQALPSEDGAQLKRVARRLGISERSLQRYLSAHNTSFQQLFDETRKGLAARYLEDPGLSFSEIAYQLGFSAPSAFTRASYRWFGKKPSVVRGELRKEPTGR from the coding sequence ATGCACGGCGTCAGCACCGACCGCCTCCAGGTCTCGGCAGCGCTGCTGACCGGACTCGCCGAGGTCACGAACGCTTCCGGCTTGAGCTACGAGAGCATTGCCGGAGCCGTCGGCCTTGCGGACTTCGATCCCAGGGACGACGAGCAGTTCGTCAATCTCGACAATTTCGCCAAATTCCTGGAAGTCGCGGCGTTTCTATCCGCCGACGACTGCTTCGGCATACGCCTCGGCGAATGGCACTTCACCGCTCCCGCCGGACCGCTTGCCGTTGCGCTGGCGAACGCGGCAGACGGCCGCACGGCACTGGAAATCCTGAGCCGGCATCTGAGCACGCGGATCGACGTCGCGTATGCCGAGCTGGTGGTGGAGTCGAATCGCGTGGTTGTCGAGTGGGGCTTTTCCCCGCTTCTGGTGAAGCGCTGGCAGCTTGCCGATTTCGCGGCGGCGTCGATCATACGGCTGTTGCGGCCGATCTTCGAGAGAAACTGGCGCCCCTTGGCGGTTCAACTCGTTCGGCCCGCACCGCGCAGCCTGGATTGCCATCGCCGCGTCCTCGGCCGCGCGATCGAATTCTCTCAGCGCACGAATTTGATTGCTTTCCCCCTCGACGCACTTTCCGCCGCCCCGGAGAACGCCGATCCCGCGCTTTTTCGCCTCGCATGCAGGCTCCTCGATCGGATCCAGGTGGAGCGGGACCGGGCGCGCGACCTGATCACCAGCGTTCGCGAGGAGATCATCCAGGCGCTGCCGAGCGAAGACGGCGCCCAGCTAAAGCGTGTGGCACGCCGCCTCGGGATCAGTGAACGCAGCCTCCAGCGCTACCTCTCCGCGCACAACACGTCGTTCCAGCAGCTCTTCGACGAGACGCGAAAGGGGCTGGCCGCCCGCTATCTCGAGGATCCGGGCCTGAGCTTCTCGGAAATCGCCTATCAACTGGGCTTCTCCGCGCCCAGCGCTTTCACGCGCGCGTCTTACCGCTGGTTCGGCAAGAAACCGAGCGTGGTACGCGGGGAACTGCGGAAAGAGCCGACCGGGCGATAA
- a CDS encoding phosphomannomutase/phosphoglucomutase, with the protein MLPKPTAAVAANTAAYETTPLVKPTGFREYDARWLIGSELNLMGAQALGLGIGTLLHERDVRPDIVVGHDYRSYSQSIKLSLVAGLMSAGCRVHDIGLAVSPMAYFAQFALDVPAVAMVTASHNDNGWTGVKMGADRPLTFGPDEIGRLKEIVLSGSGVPRQGGAYTYVEDFGERYVADLVAGKTLKSPLKVVAACGNGTAGLFAARVLRAIGCEVVELDCELDYTFPNYNPNPEDLKMLHAVADAVKASGAAVGLAFDGDGDRCGVVDDSGEEIFADKVGVLLARDLSARHPNSRFVVDVKSTGLFATDPVLKANGVSVDYWKTGHSYIKRRVNELDARAGFEKSGHFFFNAPVGRGYDDGLVAAIAVCEMLDHNAGTPLSALRAALPQTWQSPTMSPHCADEVKYDVVDRAIAHFKARAEAGDSLAGQTVRDVITVNGIRLVLEDGTWGLVRASSNKPELVVVVESPTSEANMRAIFAEIDGYLSAQPEVGEYNQKI; encoded by the coding sequence ATGCTTCCAAAGCCGACCGCAGCGGTCGCGGCCAACACCGCGGCCTACGAGACCACCCCGCTCGTCAAACCGACCGGTTTTCGCGAATACGACGCCCGCTGGCTGATCGGCAGCGAACTGAACCTGATGGGCGCGCAGGCGCTGGGCCTGGGCATCGGCACGCTGCTGCACGAGCGCGACGTGCGGCCCGATATCGTCGTCGGCCACGACTACCGCTCCTATTCGCAGTCGATCAAGCTGTCGCTGGTCGCCGGGCTGATGTCGGCCGGCTGCCGGGTTCACGACATCGGCCTCGCGGTCTCGCCGATGGCGTATTTCGCCCAGTTCGCGCTCGACGTGCCCGCCGTCGCCATGGTCACGGCGAGCCACAACGACAACGGCTGGACGGGCGTGAAGATGGGCGCCGATCGTCCGCTGACCTTCGGCCCCGACGAGATCGGACGGCTGAAGGAGATCGTGCTGTCGGGGTCGGGTGTTCCGCGTCAGGGCGGCGCCTACACCTATGTCGAGGACTTCGGCGAGCGCTATGTCGCCGACCTCGTCGCGGGAAAGACGCTCAAGTCGCCGCTAAAGGTCGTCGCGGCATGTGGAAACGGCACCGCCGGGCTGTTCGCCGCGCGGGTGCTCAGGGCGATCGGCTGCGAGGTTGTCGAGCTGGATTGCGAACTCGACTACACCTTCCCGAACTACAATCCGAACCCGGAAGACCTGAAGATGCTGCACGCCGTCGCCGACGCGGTGAAGGCGAGCGGCGCCGCCGTCGGGCTCGCCTTCGATGGCGACGGCGACCGCTGCGGCGTCGTCGACGACAGTGGCGAGGAGATCTTCGCGGACAAGGTCGGCGTGCTGCTCGCCCGCGACCTGTCGGCCCGGCACCCGAACTCCAGGTTCGTCGTCGACGTGAAATCGACGGGGCTGTTCGCCACCGACCCGGTGCTGAAGGCGAACGGCGTCTCGGTCGACTACTGGAAGACCGGCCATTCCTACATCAAGCGGCGCGTCAACGAACTCGACGCACGGGCGGGATTCGAGAAATCCGGTCACTTCTTCTTCAACGCGCCGGTGGGCCGCGGCTATGACGACGGCCTGGTCGCGGCGATCGCGGTGTGCGAGATGCTGGACCACAATGCCGGCACGCCGCTGTCGGCGCTGCGCGCCGCGCTGCCGCAGACCTGGCAGTCGCCGACCATGTCGCCACATTGCGCCGACGAGGTGAAATACGACGTGGTCGACAGGGCCATCGCCCATTTCAAGGCACGCGCGGAGGCCGGCGACAGCCTGGCCGGACAGACGGTGCGCGACGTCATCACCGTCAACGGCATCCGCCTCGTGCTGGAGGACGGCACCTGGGGCCTGGTTCGCGCCTCTTCCAACAAGCCGGAGCTCGTCGTCGTCGTCGAGAGCCCGACCTCGGAGGCCAACATGCGTGCGATCTTCGCCGAGATCGACGGCTACCTTTCGGCCCAGCCCGAGGTCGGCGAGTACAACCAGAAGATCTGA
- a CDS encoding UxaA family hydrolase, with the protein MSTLEGYVRPDGRVGLRNHALVLSTVALANRWAELTAAGHEDALLVTGETIRGGRGGDMPAQQELLDALVRHPNTGCALVLTQDPISAETLRNAFAGLGKPVEVLALLDQDGMERAVHRSREALGKLISAGGAKRQPIGLEHLSIALECGGSDPTSALASNAAIGRFVDRVIDAGGTAMISETVEFIGAEEIVSKRTPDPDLRQRILDFIRTREVWHSEDGEDYRGVNPTAENIAGGLTTLVEKSLGAVAKSGTRDFVGALAYGERPSRSGLHFMDTPFFTPLSLTGMVQGGCNVVLFGLGQFNPSANPLVPTIKVCGNEKTVANWRDAIDIDASTLLTGAQDLDGLADTIQSTIADCSRGALCAAERWREGQIFFPRESAPL; encoded by the coding sequence ATGAGCACCCTCGAGGGATACGTGCGCCCCGACGGGCGTGTGGGCCTGCGGAATCACGCTCTGGTTCTGTCCACCGTCGCGCTTGCCAATCGCTGGGCGGAACTGACCGCGGCCGGTCACGAGGATGCCCTTCTCGTGACGGGCGAAACGATACGCGGCGGGCGTGGCGGGGACATGCCGGCGCAGCAGGAGCTGCTGGATGCCCTTGTGCGCCATCCCAATACGGGATGCGCGCTCGTCCTGACCCAGGATCCGATTTCCGCGGAAACGCTGCGCAATGCATTCGCCGGACTTGGCAAGCCGGTCGAAGTCCTCGCGCTGCTTGACCAGGATGGGATGGAGCGGGCCGTGCACCGGTCGCGCGAGGCCCTTGGCAAACTCATCTCCGCCGGCGGGGCCAAGCGGCAGCCGATCGGATTGGAGCATCTCAGCATAGCGCTGGAATGCGGTGGTTCGGATCCGACCAGCGCGCTTGCATCCAATGCCGCAATCGGCCGCTTCGTCGACCGCGTCATCGACGCGGGCGGGACAGCCATGATCTCCGAAACCGTCGAGTTCATCGGCGCCGAGGAAATTGTCAGCAAGCGAACGCCCGACCCCGACCTGCGCCAGCGTATTCTCGATTTCATCAGGACCCGGGAGGTATGGCATTCGGAAGATGGCGAGGACTACCGAGGCGTCAATCCGACAGCCGAGAACATCGCGGGCGGCCTGACGACGCTGGTGGAAAAATCGCTTGGCGCGGTCGCCAAGAGCGGGACGCGGGACTTCGTCGGTGCCCTGGCTTACGGCGAACGGCCAAGCCGTTCCGGGCTGCACTTCATGGATACCCCGTTCTTCACGCCGCTCTCGCTGACGGGAATGGTGCAGGGCGGGTGCAATGTGGTGCTCTTTGGGCTCGGCCAGTTCAACCCGTCGGCCAATCCTCTGGTGCCGACGATCAAAGTCTGCGGCAACGAGAAGACGGTCGCGAATTGGCGGGACGCAATCGACATCGATGCATCGACGCTGTTGACCGGCGCGCAGGATCTCGACGGGCTCGCCGACACGATCCAATCGACGATTGCGGACTGCTCGCGCGGAGCGCTCTGCGCGGCGGAGCGCTGGCGGGAAGGGCAAATCTTCTTCCCCCGCGAAAGCGCACCGCTATAG
- a CDS encoding UxaA family hydrolase, producing the protein MHEGEFRRVLVVDAGDNVGTLIDDRTDLLAHSGGPVEAGVPYGHKIALQDIACGGEVIKYGVTIGTATKPIAAGAHVHVHNVSELDE; encoded by the coding sequence ATGCACGAGGGGGAATTCAGGCGCGTCCTCGTCGTCGACGCGGGGGACAATGTCGGCACCTTGATCGACGACAGGACGGATCTGCTCGCCCATTCCGGCGGCCCGGTCGAGGCGGGCGTCCCCTATGGCCACAAGATAGCGCTGCAGGACATCGCGTGCGGCGGCGAGGTCATAAAGTACGGCGTCACGATCGGCACCGCCACAAAGCCGATCGCAGCGGGTGCGCATGTTCACGTCCACAATGTTTCGGAGCTGGATGAATGA
- a CDS encoding PAS domain-containing protein — MTDGVCSPAPESADPALHDLYRRWADLSGRGRLPSAKDLGLDDLLEVQPGAVLITVEPRAEGSRRYVYSRVGTGHYAVLGRDIQGYSIDELAAPQQVDYFEAVYDKVVDEARPHYWMRVNAQIGTKLHTFERLIVPVSEDGDTVDGFVGVWIWL; from the coding sequence ATGACTGATGGGGTCTGTTCGCCCGCGCCCGAAAGCGCCGATCCCGCGCTTCACGACCTTTATCGCCGCTGGGCCGATCTCAGCGGCCGCGGGCGTTTGCCGTCGGCGAAGGATCTGGGCCTCGACGATCTGCTGGAAGTGCAGCCGGGCGCGGTGCTGATCACCGTCGAGCCGCGCGCCGAGGGAAGCCGGCGCTATGTCTACTCACGGGTCGGGACCGGCCATTATGCGGTGCTCGGGCGCGATATTCAGGGCTATTCCATCGATGAGTTGGCCGCGCCGCAGCAGGTGGACTACTTCGAGGCGGTCTACGACAAGGTCGTCGATGAAGCCCGGCCGCACTATTGGATGCGGGTGAACGCCCAGATCGGCACCAAGCTGCATACGTTCGAGCGGCTGATCGTCCCGGTCTCCGAGGACGGAGATACCGTCGACGGCTTCGTCGGCGTCTGGATCTGGCTCTAG
- a CDS encoding GntR family transcriptional regulator: MTNETKELKDLLVRSGAAPLYVQVADLLRDRLERGEWKAGDYLPSLERLMDEFAVSRVTMRYAIKKLSDDGLISAERGRGTVVTALGAQRPLRVEGSLADLIRTYRGDRPEVYNLDEGYALPPASSEDCLLADSYYHIRRVHLRDEVRYCIISLYIEQNLFEREEQKFREGLVLPVMAQMDGLVIATARQSVTLGKCGAVEANLLDYPRGDPVAHVRRILTGEDGLAIYVADVIYRGDCIRFDMDLKP, translated from the coding sequence GTGACAAACGAAACGAAAGAGCTGAAGGACCTGCTGGTACGTTCCGGGGCGGCGCCGCTATACGTGCAGGTTGCCGACCTGCTGCGCGATCGCCTGGAAAGGGGAGAGTGGAAGGCCGGTGACTATCTGCCTTCCCTCGAACGCCTGATGGACGAGTTCGCCGTCAGCCGCGTGACCATGCGCTATGCCATCAAGAAGTTGAGCGATGACGGGTTGATCTCGGCGGAACGCGGCCGCGGCACCGTTGTGACGGCTCTGGGCGCGCAACGGCCCCTCCGGGTCGAAGGCAGCCTGGCCGATCTGATACGTACGTACCGCGGCGACCGTCCGGAGGTCTACAATCTGGATGAGGGGTACGCGCTGCCCCCCGCTTCGAGCGAAGACTGCCTGCTCGCGGACAGCTACTATCACATCAGGCGCGTTCACTTACGCGACGAGGTGCGCTACTGCATCATCTCGCTCTACATTGAACAGAATCTGTTCGAGCGTGAGGAACAGAAGTTCCGCGAAGGCCTCGTCCTGCCCGTAATGGCGCAGATGGACGGCCTTGTCATCGCGACGGCCCGCCAGAGCGTGACGCTCGGCAAGTGCGGCGCAGTTGAAGCGAACCTGCTGGACTATCCCAGGGGCGATCCGGTGGCCCACGTCCGGCGCATTCTCACCGGAGAGGACGGATTGGCGATCTATGTGGCCGACGTGATCTATCGCGGCGATTGCATTCGCTTCGATATGGACCTGAAACCATGA
- a CDS encoding MerR family transcriptional regulator: MTHESGVLLGLPQGHGEREAGAAATRSLFTIGEIAREFGFTLRALRFYEEKGLISPRRNGNRRLYSAEDRQRLEIIANGKKIGMPLDDIHEILRAGSANDDTPMIRVALEKATARLDALEAEKAQVESFTREALKLIDGLNKKLSDKASAVAG, from the coding sequence GTGACACATGAATCTGGTGTGCTCCTTGGCCTACCCCAGGGGCACGGTGAACGGGAAGCGGGCGCGGCGGCGACCCGGAGTCTGTTCACTATCGGCGAAATCGCTCGGGAGTTCGGTTTTACGCTGCGCGCCCTGCGTTTCTACGAGGAAAAGGGGCTTATTTCGCCGCGCCGCAATGGCAACCGGCGCCTCTATTCCGCGGAGGACCGGCAGCGCCTGGAGATCATCGCCAACGGCAAGAAGATCGGGATGCCGCTCGACGACATCCACGAGATCCTGCGGGCGGGCAGCGCGAATGACGACACGCCGATGATCCGCGTGGCCCTCGAAAAGGCGACCGCGCGCCTCGACGCCCTCGAGGCGGAAAAGGCGCAAGTCGAGAGCTTTACCCGCGAAGCCCTGAAACTGATCGACGGGCTGAACAAGAAGCTGAGCGACAAGGCGTCCGCCGTCGCCGGTTGA
- a CDS encoding NAD-dependent succinate-semialdehyde dehydrogenase: MPYEKLELLIDGEWTSGTSGKSETVTNPATEESLGELPLASTADLDRALEASARGFEVWSRTPAIKRQQIMEKAARLLEERSEDISRNLTMDMGKPLAEAKLELNFAIDVLRWYGEEGKRMYGRLVPARMPGLRQMVMREPVGPTLAFVAWNFPANNVMRKVAGALGAGCSMIIKPSEETPSTAIAIGRALQDAGLPDGVLNIVFGDPAEVSSHLIASPVAKKVSFTGSVEVGKHLQKLAADTLKRCTLELGGHAPVLVFADSDVERAAKMCAAGKFRNAGQVCISPTRFLVQEDAVEDFTRIMVREAEALKVGNGLDEDTTMGPLIGERRLPVMEGFVADAVEHGASVLTGGARLGNQGHFFAPTVLGNVTDEARIMNEEPFGPIAPISSFKSLDEGIERANRLPFGLAAYAFAGSERTIAALGARMEAGMVGINSLVVSTPETPFGGIEDSGYGSEGGIEGLEVFTRVRLVTETAV, encoded by the coding sequence ATGCCCTACGAGAAACTTGAACTGCTGATCGATGGCGAATGGACGTCGGGCACGTCCGGCAAGTCGGAAACGGTGACGAATCCGGCAACCGAGGAAAGCCTCGGCGAGCTGCCGCTGGCCTCGACCGCCGATCTGGACCGGGCGCTGGAGGCCAGTGCGCGCGGGTTCGAGGTCTGGAGCAGGACGCCGGCGATCAAACGTCAGCAGATCATGGAAAAAGCCGCCCGGTTGCTGGAGGAGCGATCGGAGGACATTTCCCGCAACCTGACGATGGATATGGGAAAGCCGCTGGCCGAAGCGAAGCTCGAACTGAACTTCGCCATCGACGTGCTGCGCTGGTACGGCGAGGAGGGCAAGCGCATGTATGGCCGCCTGGTTCCGGCCCGCATGCCCGGCCTGCGCCAGATGGTCATGCGTGAACCGGTTGGCCCGACGCTGGCGTTCGTCGCGTGGAACTTCCCGGCCAACAACGTCATGCGCAAGGTGGCCGGTGCCCTGGGCGCGGGCTGTTCCATGATCATCAAGCCGTCGGAGGAGACCCCGTCGACCGCCATCGCGATCGGCCGGGCCCTGCAGGATGCGGGTCTGCCGGATGGTGTCCTGAACATCGTGTTCGGCGATCCCGCGGAAGTGTCCAGCCATCTCATCGCGTCGCCCGTGGCCAAGAAGGTTTCGTTCACCGGGTCGGTCGAGGTCGGCAAGCACCTGCAGAAACTGGCGGCCGATACCCTGAAGCGCTGCACGCTGGAACTCGGCGGCCATGCTCCGGTTCTGGTGTTCGCCGATTCCGATGTGGAGCGCGCCGCGAAGATGTGCGCCGCCGGCAAGTTCCGGAATGCCGGTCAGGTCTGCATCAGTCCGACGCGCTTCCTGGTCCAGGAGGACGCGGTCGAGGACTTCACCCGGATCATGGTGCGGGAAGCCGAGGCGCTGAAGGTCGGCAACGGTCTCGATGAAGACACCACGATGGGCCCGCTGATCGGCGAGCGGCGGCTGCCGGTCATGGAAGGCTTCGTGGCGGACGCGGTGGAGCACGGCGCAAGCGTTCTGACTGGCGGCGCGCGCCTGGGCAATCAGGGGCACTTCTTCGCCCCCACGGTGCTTGGGAATGTCACCGACGAGGCTCGGATCATGAACGAAGAGCCCTTCGGTCCGATCGCGCCGATCTCGTCGTTCAAATCGCTGGACGAGGGCATCGAACGCGCCAACCGTCTGCCCTTCGGGCTCGCGGCATACGCCTTCGCGGGAAGCGAGCGGACCATCGCTGCGTTGGGCGCGCGCATGGAAGCGGGCATGGTGGGGATCAACTCGCTGGTGGTGTCCACGCCGGAGACGCCGTTTGGTGGCATCGAGGATTCCGGCTACGGCTCGGAAGGCGGGATTGAGGGGCTCGAAGTCTTCACCCGCGTGCGGCTCGTAACCGAGACAGCAGTGTGA
- the dusA gene encoding tRNA dihydrouridine(20/20a) synthase DusA: protein MNSPSHRFSVAPMMDWTDRHCRYFHRLLTRHALLYTEMVTAAAILHGDRARLLGFDAAEHPVAVQLGGSDPEELADAAAIAAEFGYGEVNLNVGCPSDRVQSGRFGACLMAEPELVADCVRAMKAAVAVPVTVKCRLGIDDQDTGAPLDRFVAAQIAAGVDGLVVHARKAWLKGLSPKENRDIPPLDYDRVHRLKRDFPDVPMALNGGLESVPEAVAHLETLDGIMFGRAAYQRPGLLREVDRLVFADPAPQITDEALIAEMHAYAVRETAQGVPLHHVTRPMIGLFHGAAGARVWRRMLTVDAQRPGARPDLLLDAYQTLVRAGRRDAA from the coding sequence ATGAACAGCCCGAGCCACAGGTTCTCCGTCGCGCCGATGATGGACTGGACGGACAGGCACTGCCGGTATTTCCACCGGCTGCTGACCCGTCACGCGCTGCTCTATACCGAAATGGTGACGGCCGCCGCGATCCTGCATGGAGACCGCGCGCGTTTGCTCGGCTTCGACGCGGCCGAGCATCCCGTTGCGGTCCAGCTCGGCGGGTCGGATCCCGAAGAGCTTGCCGACGCCGCCGCCATTGCCGCGGAGTTCGGCTACGGCGAGGTCAACCTCAATGTCGGCTGCCCGTCCGACCGGGTCCAGTCCGGCCGCTTCGGCGCCTGTCTGATGGCCGAGCCCGAGCTGGTCGCCGACTGCGTCCGCGCGATGAAGGCCGCCGTCGCCGTCCCGGTTACCGTGAAGTGCCGGCTCGGCATCGACGATCAGGATACCGGCGCGCCGCTCGACCGCTTCGTCGCCGCCCAGATTGCCGCCGGCGTCGACGGGCTCGTCGTGCATGCCCGCAAGGCCTGGCTGAAAGGCCTGAGCCCGAAAGAGAACCGCGACATCCCGCCGCTCGACTACGACCGGGTGCACCGACTCAAGCGCGACTTTCCCGACGTTCCGATGGCGTTGAACGGCGGGCTGGAATCGGTGCCGGAGGCGGTCGCGCACCTGGAGACGCTCGACGGCATCATGTTTGGCCGTGCGGCCTACCAGCGGCCGGGCCTGCTGCGCGAAGTCGACCGGCTCGTCTTCGCCGATCCGGCCCCGCAGATCACGGACGAGGCGCTGATCGCGGAAATGCACGCCTACGCCGTGCGCGAAACCGCACAGGGCGTCCCGCTTCATCACGTGACGCGGCCGATGATCGGCCTGTTCCATGGCGCGGCCGGTGCGCGCGTCTGGCGGCGGATGCTGACCGTCGACGCGCAGCGCCCCGGCGCGCGTCCCGACCTCCTTCTCGACGCCTATCAAACCCTCGTGCGCGCCGGCCGTCGCGACGCCGCCTGA